One Ovis aries strain OAR_USU_Benz2616 breed Rambouillet chromosome 4, ARS-UI_Ramb_v3.0, whole genome shotgun sequence DNA window includes the following coding sequences:
- the LOC132659759 gene encoding LOW QUALITY PROTEIN: craniofacial development protein 2-like (The sequence of the model RefSeq protein was modified relative to this genomic sequence to represent the inferred CDS: inserted 1 base in 1 codon), giving the protein DVIGDRSKVRCCKEQYCIGTWNIRSMNPGKLEVVKQEMARVNVDILGISELKWTGMGEFNSDDHYIYYCGQESIGRNGVAIMVNKRVRNAVLGCNLXNDRMISVHLQGKPFNITVIQVYASTSNAEETEVERFYEDLQDLLELTPKKDVLFIIGDWNAKVGSQETPGVTGTFSLGMQNEAGQIEFCQQNTMVIANTPFQQHKRRLYTWTSPDGQHRNQSDYILCSQRWRSSIQSTKTRLGADCGSDHELLIAKFRLKLRKVGKTDR; this is encoded by the exons aggaacctggaatatcaggtccatgaatccaggcaaattggaagtggtcaaacaagagatggcaagagtgaatgtcgacattctaggaatcagcgaactaaaatggactggaatgggtgaatttaactcagatgaccattacatctactactgtgggcaagaatccatcggaagaaatggagtagccatcatggtcaacaaaagagtccgaaatgcagtacttggatgcaatc aaaacgacagaatgatctctgttcatctccaaggcaaaccattcaatatcacagttatccaagtctatgcctccaccagtaatgctgaagaaactgaagttgaacggttttatgaagacctacaagatcttttagaactaacacccaaaaaagatgtccttttcattataggggactggaatgcaaaagtaggaagtcaagaaacacctggagtaacaggcacatttagCCTTgggatgcagaatgaagcagggcaaatagagttttgccaacagaacacaatggtcatagcaaacacccccttccaacaacacaagagaagactctacacatggacatcaccagatggtcaacaccgaaatcagagtgattatattctttgcagccaaagatggagaagctctatacagtcaacaaaaacaagactgggagctgactgcggctcagatcatgaactccttattgccaaattcagacttaaattgaggaaagtagggaaaaccgataga